The following proteins are co-located in the Gossypium hirsutum isolate 1008001.06 chromosome A02, Gossypium_hirsutum_v2.1, whole genome shotgun sequence genome:
- the LOC107952259 gene encoding uncharacterized protein produces MGDEVVVIGERQNYLSNVISALRAKKLVRKGCEADLAYTSALDTEVSSVKDIKRVKDFPDVFPDVLPGLPPNHKVEFGIEPAGYSSGVPFDRIDKQQESFERLKKVLTEAPVLIQPEFEKKFIVYSDISNVGLGCVLMQEGEQRVLGLELISDIEDKVRLIRDRLKEASNRQKSYADPKRKEIEYSMGDLVFLKVSPWKNALRRYRSDLAHIILTEAIVVRPDLTFEEELIQILDHDVKVLRKKSILLDKFFFEQSVGA; encoded by the exons ATGGGTGATgaggtagttgtgattggggaGCGTCAGAATTATCtctcaaatgtgatttctgcacttagGGCCAAGAAATtagttcgtaagggttgtgaggcagaTCTAGCCTATACCAGTGCTTTGGATACTGAGGTTTCTTCTGTTAAAGATATCAAAAGGGTTAAGGAttttccagatgtttttcctgacgtactacctggattacctccaaaTCATaaggttgagtttgggattgagcctGCCGGGTATAGCTCCG GGGTACCGTTTGACCGGATTGATAAgcagcaagaaagttttgagaggCTTAAGaaggttctgactgaggcccctgtcttgattcagccagagtttgAGAAAAAGTTTATTGTCTACAGTGATATATCAaacgttggtttgggttgtgtgttgatgcaagaag GTGAGCAGCGAGTTCTGGGTCTTGAGTTGATTTCTGATATCGAGGATAAAGTTAGGTTGATTCGAGATCGATTGAAGGAAGCATCTaacagacagaagtcgtatgcagatccgAAACGTAAGGAAATCgagtattctatgggggacttggtttttctcaaggtctcgccgtGGAAGAATGCACtgag GCGTTATCGCTCTGATCTTGCGCATATTATCTTGACTGAGGCAATTGTGGTTAgaccagatctgacctttgaggaagaactGATTCAGATTTTAGACCATGATGTAAAGGTGTTAAGAAAGAAGTCTATCCTATTGGATAAG TTCTTCTTTGAACAATCAGTTGGTGCCTAG